agcaagcttggcatcagcatccggtggaatataagctgccgttataatggtggaagtgcaTTCctgtggcagataaaacggtctacatttgcccatgagaaactcaaggttagccgagcagtgtctcccgacaataacagagtttgtgcaccaagctttattgacataaatgcacaatccacctcctcttgtcttaccggattcctctgccccATAtattgctgatataacttccgggaatgcgcaaaccgatatccaaaagctcatgccgggtgtacgatgtgaatgcacaactgttcttaacgaacaggcccgagatgagcaagaaaaacactatataattgcgaAAACTGGAGAGatgctgagcctcgcgatgttcacgcgccgctaTCTACGCCGCCAATGAgcgttggtcaccaggtttacACATGAGTCAGGATACATTCTTGTCAACTCCTCCGTGAATGTTTATGGTTTCTCGTCTGTCGCTCAGCAAGTTGGAGTTTTATCCTCCTTCACAGATGTTCTATAAGACtatagggtctagagactggctaggacatttaatgtgcttctccATAAGtcactctttggttgtcttggcaatatgtgtctttgtcatgttaaaggcacatccTTGGATGTGAACCTCCTCCCCTTAAATAGATCACTGAAGGAGGTTCTCATCCAAGAATTTACGGTACATGGGTTtgtccctcagcccctcaagAGGTAATCTTGTGACCGTAGCAGAGAAATTGCACTGTGCTTGACTGTAGAGATGGGGATtttggggtcatagtcagcatttctctctctccaaacATGGAGAGTAAATTTTGGTCCCATCATTTTCTCcaagccttttctgaatcatttggATGTTTATAAGCAAACTTCATGTGAACCAGACAGGCCTTCTTGAGCAGGTGGACCTTGCGGGTGTAGAGACCGAGGTCAGCAGGATCATTTGATTTGAGCCACTTCCTCTCAGCAGATATGAGCTTGGAGCGATGCTCTAGACAAACATCCAATAACAAGGGGATAGAGGGCTAGCGCTGGCTGGTCTAGATGTAAGAGGGTATCAGCTGTCCAAGCAGGACGCTAGAGTGGAGCATAGAGTGTCGGTGGCGCTGTTCGCATTCAGGAGAGAACTGGTTTTCCCTCGTTAAGGTGAAAGGCAAGAATGTGTATGTAACGTGCAACTTATGCCCAGTAAGAAAGAGGCTCCATGTCTGTAGTGTAGGGGATTTACAGTAAAGACCCGTAGAGAAGCTATAATGAAGACAACAAAACAGGAATGCAATCAATGGAAGAAAATGTACTGAAGAAAAATAGAGTTAGTTAGAGATGGTTTCGCTTTCACTTTGGAAACTTTATAGTTTTGTTACCCGCAGCAGCATTCcatccatttaaaaaagtatCTGCGCCTTTGATTCACATCATCGTGATACAAATAAGACCGAAAGTAAACAATCTCCTGAGAGAATTTGACTGTGTGCTTGTGGGGTTTACCCGCCCGAATCTGCCTCTGGTTGGCAAACTATGGAAATTTACTCCATCTAGGCCAATCATCATCAGTTATTCGGTTATATATCAGTTATATCTCCCAAAACTCACaccagagaaaaaatcttagcAGGTCCTTTGTCTGGGAAAGAGCCTACTTGGATAACAACCACTACAGGTAGCTCAATTATAATAACGCTGAACTTGATTGGTAGCAACGGTAATGTCGTTGTAACGGGGAAAAAAACTAACGCCGTTTATTTGATAACGCTATTATTCCCATTactggatatatatatatatatatatatatattatctcCCAAATTTGTCCCTGATGTTTTCAAATCCTAGAAACGCCCCTGGTTGGAACCTACTGTATAATtcctgcttgcagctatattattgatttgtttctttgtttagaTTGTCAAGTTGTGATCTCACTGTTGAGTGTTGTGCgagtttgtcttcatgtctacaatcCTCAAACTGTCTGAGAGAactggacctgagtaacaatgatctgaaggattcaggagtgaagctgatctctgatgctctcaagactcacaactgtcaactacacactCTCAGGTGATCAGCTCCAGAGACTGATTTCACAAGAGCATTATTCTAAGAAAAGTGAAGAGTGTGTTGACATGTTAAGTGTGTTTGCAGGTTATCAGGTTGTATGgtgacagatgaaggttgttgttatttggcttcagctctgagttCAAACCCGTCACACCTGAGAGAGCTGGATCTGAGCTACAATCACCCACAACACTCAGCACTTCAGCTGCTCTCTGATACACTCAAGGATCCAAACTACACACTCAACAAACTCAAGTATGACTCAGAACACCAATACTGACACAAACtgtcgtttgtgtgtgtgtgtatatctttaaatgtattgattgtgtttgtttaatacattaGTTGACAATTTATTTATCTACTTGTGTCACGGAAAGTGTGTCAGAGGAGCAGAATGTGacatcatttttgtgtgtttaatgtttgtgtgtttgtgtagtgttgatCATGGAGGAGAGTTCAGAATCACAGCAGGACCACGCAAGTGTAAGtccacgcaaacacacacacacacatgcacacacgcacgcacaaacacacacacacacacatacacacaggagcgccgccaggaattttgggccccatgacaaaaaatcaaattgGGCCCCCTCTGCGCAGCAGTTGTCATGCgcccttggaattgtcctaactttTCCCCCCTATACGTGCGCCACTGCacgcacacgtacacacacacacacacacacacacatttatttagtgattgttgttgtgttataaatgtctCTTGTTGTTTCCAGGGgtctgtgatctcacactggatctaaacacagcaaacacaaaACTCAAACTGACTGAAGAGAACAGACAGATCACACGTGTGTCTGACCATCAAtcgtatcctgatcatccagacagatttgatgATGCTCctcaggtgttgtgtagagagagtctgactggacgctgttactgggaggcTGAATGGAGCGGGACAGAGGCTGatatatcagtgtcatataaaAGCATCAACAGGAAAGGAAGGAGTCATGACAGTTTGTTTAGATTGAATGCAAAATCATGGCTTGTGGACTGCTCTGATGTTGGATTCACTGCATGTCACAATAATGATCAAACAGTGATATCTGCCTCGACACCTCTCTCTAAGAGAGTAGGTGTGTATGTGGACTGGCCGGCCGGCACTGTGTCCTTCTACAGcatctctgacacacacacactcacacacatacacacattcaacacaacattcactgaGCCTCTCTGTGCTGGATTCAGAGTTTATTATAACTCTTCAGTGTCTCTGTGTAACACACACTTGATCATGTGAGTTTTTGTAGTTCTAAAAGTGAAGTTTTCTGCTTTGTATAACTTTGAATATTTAACTTTCATTTATGAAAAAGATTAAATGTATGTAATATTGTATGTCTTTAAAACTGACAATGCTCGAGTACAAGGGTCAGATTTATTAAACAGGGCAAATTAGAAGTGCATTTTTAAAACGCCTTTTCAGCGCTCATTTTCGTCGAAATTTAGTACAACACCGCCTGAAGCTGTTAGCAAATCCAGCCCTTAATGTCAGAATAACAGATTGAATAAAATTGTACAAAACACCATGAATTCTCTCAACGGATCTGTTTACAGCTGGTGTTAAGGAATGACGGGTGAATAtctgtttttcagaaatgtaAGCTTCAGCGCATGTTTTGCCGGGAAGACTCAATCTCACGTCACTAACTACGTATAGACCTAACCAATCATCATTTAACACTTGGAGAATCACATCtccatttacacatttacactttGTTTGCGTACGCAGTTGAATCGGACGGTATTTTGTATGTTTGCCTGCTTACAGAGGGGTGGACTAAATGTATcgtgacacatgtgcaaacctggtgaccaattATCAGGGTTTCTCCATCAAgcacaaagttatgttttgcgtCGGGCATCatatacttatttcactgactgaaatgcaaatcaattaaTAACATTTCCCCccgattttattttttgatattttgcctctatcagttacagtaaaatactgtaaaccTACCAGAAAACGTATAGACCCTTCTTTTCTATGTAAGCAGGCAAAcatacaaaatcagcaggggatcaaataattttttccCTCACTATATAGATTTTCACTATAATCCAGAAATGCGGGGAGGGTTATGGTTTCACTGAGTGGGCCTTaagtatacatttttgtgtccaagcaatttgaaaaaaaaaccctgtaaaaTAGAGCAGATGACAGGACAAGGATTgagaaaagtgcattctgtatttttacatataCACTACTATAGCAATGTTGTGTATGATCAGCTGTTACAGATAAACATAAGCACACTTTTCATTCTTGcggttatatatttttttcattcccTTGTTTGAATCTACTGTACATCCAGTAACTAACACTTTGTCACGTTGACACTCAATGGGTGAAGTTACAAAGTTGTATGCTTGGGAATGTttgcttgttaaaaaaaatggtaaCCTTTGTTTAGAAAACTAATACTTCATGTGCTGCTAAAGACCACCAGGAGCACACAACGGCTGTATTTTGCAGAGATTGCCTATAAACAATTTTGAAAGAACAGCTTATTTTCATGTTATATAGACAGAGTGATGGCGTataatcatatttattaaaataataacgtGTCAAGAAAGAAGTACTGCTCTCTAAAAACCAAATACTGTGTTTATTTCATACTCTGGGTCAAGGGATGAACCCCGGGTCGTTTTAAATGATTgctgggtcaaatataaacattctctGAGTTAATCGAACAAATGTAAGGGTTAAGAAAATCTTTTACTATTATGGATCAAAATTCTGCTGCTGATGAGTTtggtattaaaaatatttaaacaagaGTTTATAGTGTAACTTTAGGAAGTCAAAGCAATTTATCTGGAAATCTTTATAATAACAGTTATCATTACAGTTTAGTTCATCATACATCGGTGTGCATTTATGCTTCTGTTTGACATCTGCTTATGTAAGAGAAAAACTTCATTATTAATAATCTCATTATTAGCATTACTAAGATCTCTTTGGAGTGATGTTTGTACCACGGGTGGTACAGTGGAACGTTAGGTGTAGCACAGATTATTGTCAGTGAGGCTTCAGACAGCTGTCTTCTCTCAGGTCCTGTGATAGAGGGGTTGTCCGCTGTTGTTGTTGtcagtgtgtgtctgcaggtgtCGCTGTAGCTCCAGTCTCCTCTGGAAGCTGAGTGTACAGTGAGGACAGTTGAAGGGATGATAACTGTTGTGTTTCCTGCTGTGTGTGATTAGATTAGAGCTCTGACTGAACGCTTTACTGCACACCACACACACGTGAGGCTTctcacctgaaacacacatcatcacacacagacacacagtgaGTGAGACAGAAACACACCTTTATATACGGTgagagagacacacaaacaaacacacacacacaaactggtGAGATacacaaatgcaaacacacattcatacacaggcatgggcgtaaatctcatttatcaGTAGGGAgggacaatacatataaaatttcacaagagcaatttttgaaagggacacaaataatacattcacactgaactgaactgtgaacaataaagcttttttccattaatatatatttttgtctttgttgtgaagacaggaaacaaatgtaaaaacacactACCCGTCATACTACATGTTGacaaaaaatcactttttaaacgcatgttatcctgatttatacagCAACATCATCTGACAAAGTCACCGTACATCAACAttaatgagtggttgttattttccacTGCAGTGCACTGCCTCCGCCAACTgactttgttcatgtttgtgtagccaaacaaacagtcagtaacagtgacagatgcttcatttctgtgttgtactcgttgatgaatgGCAGGATCGGTGACTTACTGTGgccgttaatgttcacatcatgccaggtcgccacaaataaaacaatacacaaatgaactagctaagtaacgttttaatcgctaacaGCAGACTCATGTaaaaatacatcggtaatcagcatttttttgcaacaactaatttattaatgaatcagcattaACTACATTAAatagaatcacttcatttaaagtgaataaaatatccttcttactggagttcaacaaccactgatgaactgagccgcagtgagaggcaggggaggggggAACTCAACAACTTCTAAACGTTTTTgcgtttgtattttcttctaattacacaattagtttaggtTACTAGAAATATATGTATGACAATAGTGAatttaattgatcgaggggggACAACCCTCTGATAGAGAGGGACATGTCCCCTTCGTCCCCCctgggatttacgcccatgtaCACAGgtaatacacaaacatactgggtgagatcatgtgtgtgtttcttgggTCTCATGAAGGATTGTGTATTTCAGGTGAGACGcctgatgtgtgtgtctctcactggtgtgtgtgtctcaccgtGTGTGTCTCAGAGGTGTGTGCGTGtctcacaggtgtgtgtgtgtgtgtgtctctgctATGTATGTGtctcacaggtgtgtgtgtgtgtctcaccagTGTGTATGAAGGTGTGTTTCTTCATGTCAGATTTCTGGTGGAATCTCTTGCCGCAGTATGGACAGGGAAACGGTCGCGTGTCCGAGTGGATGAGCAGGTGTGTGGAGAGAGTGGACGATCTCTTAAACACTTTTCCACAAATCTCACAACCAAAACTCCtttcctgaaacacacacaataacatacACTTCTGTGAGTTTTCTGTACAGTTTAGCACTGAACCCTCTATgtactgtatcccacaatgcactgcagtCAGATTAACCTTCTGTTTCCACTGATagatgaattaaaaatatacaaaatgaacacttgactacatcacacacacacacacacaattattaCTCCAGTATGCCGTATGTTGTGTTTTACCTTCCCTCTGAGCGTTTCTGTTGGTCTGTACTCATAGTGCTGCTGAGCACGACCCGGGGATCCGGCCAATGGCAGAGCAGCTCCGTTGACATGTGACTTATTCAAGTGAGATGCCAAACCCACCGCAGACGACAGGAGCTGATAGAACACATCCGTCAATAAATCATGAGTAAGATTACTTATCAGTAGTGATAgcagaaatgaaaacaacaacgAGTGTTCATTCCTCCTGTAAGTATCATGTGGGCTTTGACATTGGCGTGTGATAACATGTGTAATGTTCTGAAACCAAACCACACGTGACTCTCTGAGGATGACGTGTGTGGAATTCTCCTGGTTTTCCAGAACATCAAATTCAGCCTGATCTTATTCGAACTGTGTAGTGACTCATTTCTTTTTGtgcaaaatatctcatttttcAGACATCTTTGAAACCACACAGGCTTTTGAATAAGGTCATGTTTCAGTAGAGGATGTAGATGATGTCATGGCGGTGGTCTCACCTTCTCACAGAGCAAGCACTCACACAGAGACGTCTGGACGTTCATGAGCTGATGGTGAGTGAGGAACACTTGAAGCAGACGCATCACAtccgtctctctctccagtGAGGTGAAGGTCGACGGGTTCGTCTGAGCGTCTGTCTGCTTCTCTGTCACACACAACATTATTGTTTATAGTGTGTCGACAGAATTCAGAagatttacataatttatattgcatatagaaatgtatagtccatttaatatttgacctgtgatctcctttatctcaaatgtgtgctttcactgtgcgtgtgtgccagtgtgtttgtgtgtgtgcatctatgtcaatgtgtgtaagtatgtatgcatattgtgtgtgtggagcatttgtatgtctgtcttttgtgttttcacctttttcttgtttttacaggtatatgcctttagttgttttacttgtagtcaatgtgtctcatgtacagctgctttgaaacaatgaaaattgtaaaaagcgctatataaatcaAGTTGAGTTGAAacagatgtgtgttgtgtacctgctgTAGAAGAACACCAGTGTTGTGTAGTCTCACTTCTGAACTCTGATGACGGTTCGTTCCTCTCTGTGTTTCTAAAGGACTGCGCTTCTGAGGTCTCCGAGTCATTACTGGACACCCGTCCATCATTCAGGTGATGCTGAGAGTGGGCGGAGCGTGAGGAGCGATGCCCCGCCCTCTTACTTTTCACGAGAAAGGACCGTGGCATTCCCTTGactgaaaatatgaaattaaatcaCAACAAACTTCATATTTgatgttatatatttaatacatttaatgttatatattaaattacataataatATTCTGACATTTATTCTGTTATCCCAACagattaaataaaagtatatatagAACATTTTCCATATTGTATTGTTGTAAAggattattttaacaaatatacGACACAAATCTAGCGTTTAGCACATGTGCAGAATGTGGTTGGTTGACACCTGTTAAAGAGTAAATTCAGTTATTACATGTGAACGTGAGGTTAAGAGAGTAAACCAGCGCCGAACACCTGCGGCATCTCTCATCACACATTCATTCCACCATACTGaacaatcatttacatttttcatcgAATGACttccaattattttatttaaataacctATGAGTTTTATTGAACTTCTTGTtgtcctcatgttgttccaattcCTTCGATTTTTAACCTCAATTGtaagtcgctctggataaaagcgtctgctaaatgactaaatgtaattgtaaattaatttgttttcttttaaagctCACTGGCCT
This region of Triplophysa dalaica isolate WHDGS20190420 chromosome 7, ASM1584641v1, whole genome shotgun sequence genomic DNA includes:
- the LOC130425969 gene encoding zinc finger protein 675-like isoform X1; the protein is MPRSFLVKSKRAGHRSSRSAHSQHHLNDGRVSSNDSETSEAQSFRNTERNEPSSEFRSETTQHWCSSTAEKQTDAQTNPSTFTSLERETDVMRLLQVFLTHHQLMNVQTSLCECLLCEKLLSSAVGLASHLNKSHVNGAALPLAGSPGRAQQHYEYRPTETLRGKERSFGCEICGKVFKRSSTLSTHLLIHSDTRPFPCPYCGKRFHQKSDMKKHTFIHTASRGDWSYSDTCRHTLTTTTADNPSITGPERRQLSEASLTIICATPNVPLYHPWYKHHSKEILVMLIMRLLIMKFFSYISRCQTEA
- the LOC130425969 gene encoding zinc finger protein 275-like isoform X3, whose translation is MTRRPQKRSPLETQRGTNRHQSSEVRLHNTGVLLQQQTDAQTNPSTFTSLERETDVMRLLQVFLTHHQLMNVQTSLCECLLCEKLLSSAVGLASHLNKSHVNGAALPLAGSPGRAQQHYEYRPTETLRGKERSFGCEICGKVFKRSSTLSTHLLIHSDTRPFPCPYCGKRFHQKSDMKKHTFIHTASRGDWSYSDTCRHTLTTTTADNPSITGPERRQLSEASLTIICATPNVPLYHPWYKHHSKEILVMLIMRLLIMKFFSYISRCQTEA
- the LOC130425969 gene encoding zinc finger protein Gfi-1b-like isoform X2, giving the protein MPRSFLVKSKRAGHRSSRSAHSQHHLNDGRVSSNDSETSEAQSFRNTERNEPSSEFRSETTQHWCSSTAEKQTDAQTNPSTFTSLERETDVMRLLQVFLTHHQLMNVQTSLCECLLCEKLLSSAVGLASHLNKSHVNGAALPLAGSPGRAQQHYEYRPTETLRGKERSFGCEICGKVFKRSSTLSTHLLIHSDTRPFPCPYCGKRFHQKSDMKKHTFIHTGEKPHVCVVCSKAFSQSSNLITHSRKHNSYHPFNCPHCTLSFQRRLELQRHLQTHTDNNNSGQPLYHRT